A DNA window from Vigna angularis cultivar LongXiaoDou No.4 chromosome 1, ASM1680809v1, whole genome shotgun sequence contains the following coding sequences:
- the LOC108322924 gene encoding RING-H2 finger protein ATL20 produces MATSPMLCAFCLLLFHLQTARGNTNQHPNCNTLRCGHLDILFPFGLKQSNQDPRCSYFPVPSFQLSCINRTQPVIDVPGFGNLVVKNIDYDSQSIQVNDPNGCLPKRFLHGWNLSGSPFILNPRIYGSSPFNLTFMRCPSNVQDSSQFPLMPISCLSDNRKYSVIASWSQPIVSSTVMPELCQVMSHALVPIPVLDMPMWPFWSDLNTDLELVWTEPRCSDCALSGQVCGFSDKKNQSLRVGCFPRDSGKGLSRSAKYGLAIGVGIPGLLCFIGMSCFVCGKFRTLSHRRRGTHLPITISLQPVPFAAGLDGATIEKYPKTLIGESGRLLKPSDNTCAICLSEYEPKETLRSIPECDHYFHADCIDEWLKLNGTCPLCRNSPETSTASFSSSSPTSSSFSSPQ; encoded by the exons ATGGCTACCTCACCCATGCTATGTGCTTTCTGTCTCCTCCTTTTCCATCTCCAAACCGCAAGAGGGAATACCAACCAACACCCTAACTGTAACACCCTCAGATGCGGCCATTTAGACATTCTCTTTCCTTTCGGTCTGAAACAATCCAACCAAGATCCTCGCTGCAGCTATTTCCCAGTTCCAAGCTTCCAACTTTCTTGCATCAATCGCACACAACCAGTTATAGACGTCCCAGGTTTCGGGAACCTCGTTGTGAAAAACATCGACTACGACTCCCAAAGCATCCAAGTCAACGACCCCAATGGGTGCCTTCCAAAACGCTTCTTACACGGGTGGAACCTTTCCGGTTCACCTTTTATTTTGAACCCCAGGATTTATGGATCGTCTCCCTTTAACCTCACTTTCATGCGTTGCCCCTCAAACGTCCAGGACTCGTCTCAGTTCCCGTTAATGCCAATTTCGTGCCTAAGCGACAACCGAAAATATTCGGTGATAGCTTCGTGGTCGCAACCTATTGTGTCGTCAACGGTGATGCCGGAACTGTGCCAAGTAATGTCTCACGCTCTCGTTCCTATTCCTGTGTTGGACATGCCCATGTGGCCCTTCTGGTCCGATCTCAACACAGACCTCGAATTAGTCTGGACCGAACCCAGGTGCAGCGATTGTGCACTCAGTGGTCAAGTTTGTGGGTtctctgataaaaaaaatcaaagtctTCGAGTTGGGTGCTTCCCCAGGGACTCCGGCAAAG GTCTTTCGAGGAGTGCAAAGTATGGGTTAGCCATTGGAGTGGGAATACCAGGTCTGTTATGCTTCATCGGAATGTCTTGTTTTGTCTGCGGTAAGTTTAGGACGCTGAGCCACCGTCGACGTGGCACACATCTTCCCATCACCATTTCCCTGCAACCCGTTCCTTTTGCGGCGGGTCTTGACGGTGCGACAATTGAAAAGTATCCGAAAACTCTGATCGGAGAGAGTGGTCGGTTATTGAAGCCGAGCGACAACACCTGCGCAATTTGCCTCTCGGAATATGAACCCAAAGAGACGCTAAGGAGTATTCCCGAATGTGACCACTATTTTCACGCAGATTGCATCGACGAGTGGCTCAAGTTGAACGGCACCTGCCCCCTCTGCCGGAACTCCCCGGAAACATCAACggcttccttttcttcttcctctcccaCTTCCTCCTCATTCTCCTCTCCACAATAG
- the LOC108322893 gene encoding uncharacterized protein LOC108322893: MIGSMFACFGGKVSRRKAKVEAEEVRKGVYRDELREKERARKKVKKSVRFAEVEATIMGEENEKEFTKRGCESGDEVVGEKEGVRVRVRLTKEEAARLLSKCNEGPLQLKDVAHQLLFIPVDRLSIQPSLYH, from the coding sequence ATGATTGGCAGCATGTTTGCATGCTTCGGTGGAAAAGTGTCACGTAGAAAAGCAAAAGTTGAGGCAGAGGAAGTGAGAAAAGGTGTTTACAGAGATgagttgagagaaaaagaaagggcgaggaagaaggtgaagaaaAGTGTGCGGTTTGCAGAGGTAGAAGCGACGATCATgggagaagaaaatgaaaaggagtTTACGAAAAGAGGGTGTGAGAGTGGTGACGAGGTGGTCGGAGAAAAAGAAGGAGTGAGAGTGAGGGTTCGATTGACAAAGGAAGAAGCTGCAAGGTTGCTCTCAAAATGCAACGAAGGCCCTCTTCAGTTAAAGGACGTTGCTCATCAACTTCTCTTCATCCCTGTCGATCGTCTCTCCATTCAACCATCTCTCTACCACTGA
- the LOC108322963 gene encoding uncharacterized protein LOC108322963 isoform X2 translates to MALNLCTPCFSRLLHHPSSSLPKLSETCVNHAANSNAPFPSLFFTSPSLSNLSRLLYSKASVSESHNETSDDTANILDQQLLLRVAANAKDADEALQIIADNSTRYGGIVSTSDCCSVISAALNRNNPELALSIFYAMRASFHPVDESGPLAARWKWSRPNANVYALLIQGLAAVLRVSDALRVIKYICEVGVSPGEEVRFGKVVKCPSCRIAVGVAQPQQGSPPAERSMDISAWERALSYVKLRKQSIPSAVHSIVVQTPSGMARTHRFATETVDLPAQEGERVTIAVAAPSNVYRKVGPFKFSPRNPDFYPAEAMCITNHKDGRESLLLRAPRKEENSSLLKPSFLFPLIALLATGDAASGLVDPGLPQLLSVVAVSTVVVGSTLNTVVLPQFNQLPQKSVDAVAIKQRLLSQYDVLLSRINDLKEAAEKEIWMLARMCQLENKISAVGEPAYRTRKSKVKRVRESLQNSLRGRIELIDSYARISSMIEIEVEMETDVLAAETASNMDSISEQIEQIMELENLEEGWKIQAEANDEAERLLSSQPMPLDEV, encoded by the exons ATGGCTCTAAATCTCTGCACTCCATGCTTCTCTCGCCTACTCCAtcacccttcttcttctctccccAAACTCTCCGAAACCTGCGTTAACCACGCCGCCAATAGCAACGCTCCTTTTCCCTCTCTATTTTTCACCTCTCCCTCTCTTTCCAACCTATCGCGATTACTATATTCCAAAGCCTCCGTCAGCGAGAGCCACAACGAAACCTCCGACGATACCGCCAACATACTCGACCAACAGCTCCTACTCCGAGTCGCTGCGAACGCCAAAGACGCCGATGAGGCCTTGCAGATTATCGCCGACAATTCCACCCGCTACGGCGGCATCGTTTCCACCTCTGACTGCTGCTCAGTCATATCCGCTGCGCTTAACCGCAACAATCCTGAACTCGCTCTCTCCATCTTCTACGCCATGCGCGCCAGTTTTCATCCAG TTGACGAGAGTGGTCCCCTGGCTGCGAGATGGAAGTGGTCGCGGCCAAATGCAAATGTTTATGCACTGTTGATTCAGGGTTTAGCGGCGGTGTTAAGGGTTTCTGACGCTCTTAGGGTGATTAAGTATATTTGTGAGGTTGGCGTTTCACCTGGTGAGGAG GTACGTTTTGGGAAGGTAGTGAAATGTCCTAGTTGTCGGATTGCTGTTGGTGTTGCACAGCCACAACAAG GATCTCCTCCTGCCGAACGCAGCATGGACATATCGGCATGGGAAAGGGCATTAAGTTACGTGAAACTGAGGAAGCAAAGCATTCCCTCTGCTGTTCACTCTATTGTG GTGCAGACCCCTTCTGGTATGGCTCGCACTCATAGATTTGCAACTGAAACAGTTGATCTGCCAGCACAAGAAGGAGAAAGGGTAACTATTGCTGTGGCAGCTCCATCAAATGTATATAGAAAGGTGGGCCCCTTTAAATTCAGTCCAAGGAACCCTGATTTCTATCCAGCTGAAGCTATGTGCATAACAAACCACAAAGATGGGCGGGAGTCACTACTGTTAAGAGCCCCacgaaaagaagaaaattcttCATTGCTGAAACCCTCCTTCCTTTTTCCACTTATCGCTTTGTTGGCAACCGGGGATGCTGCCTCTGGACTTGTTGACCCTGGCCTTCCCCAGTTACTATCAGTTGTTGCAGTTTCAACCGTTGTTGTTGGGTCTACGTTGAACACTGTTGTTCTTCCCCAGTTTAATCAG CTTCCACAGAAATCAGTAGATGCAGTTGCGATCAAACAACGACTTTTATCTCAATATGATGTTCTTCTGTCTCGCATTAATGACCTCAAAGAAGCTGCTGAAAAAGAG ATTTGGATGCTAGCTCGAATGTGCCAACTTGAGAATAAAATTTCAGCTGTTGGAGAACCTGCTTATCG GACTCGGAAAAGTAAAGTCAAGAGGGTGCGAGAGAGTCTGCAAAACTCCCTTAGAGGACGGATTGAACTTATTGATAGCTATGCTAGG ATTTCCTCAATGATTGAAATCGAAGTGGAGATGGAGACTGATGTTCTTGCTGCTGAAACTGCTAGTAATATG GACAGTATCTCAGAACAGATAGAGCAAATCATGGAGCTTGAAAATTTGGAGGAG GGATGGAAAATTCAAGCAGAAGCCAATGATGAGGCTGAAAGACTTCTTAGTTCCCAGCCCATGCCTTTGGACGAAGTTTGA
- the LOC108322963 gene encoding uncharacterized protein LOC108322963 isoform X1: MALNLCTPCFSRLLHHPSSSLPKLSETCVNHAANSNAPFPSLFFTSPSLSNLSRLLYSKASVSESHNETSDDTANILDQQLLLRVAANAKDADEALQIIADNSTRYGGIVSTSDCCSVISAALNRNNPELALSIFYAMRASFHPVDESGPLAARWKWSRPNANVYALLIQGLAAVLRVSDALRVIKYICEVGVSPGEEVRFGKVVKCPSCRIAVGVAQPQQGIQIVSCSKCRYQYELVSGDIVSIESEEISMDISAWERALSYVKLRKQSIPSAVHSIVVQTPSGMARTHRFATETVDLPAQEGERVTIAVAAPSNVYRKVGPFKFSPRNPDFYPAEAMCITNHKDGRESLLLRAPRKEENSSLLKPSFLFPLIALLATGDAASGLVDPGLPQLLSVVAVSTVVVGSTLNTVVLPQFNQLPQKSVDAVAIKQRLLSQYDVLLSRINDLKEAAEKEIWMLARMCQLENKISAVGEPAYRTRKSKVKRVRESLQNSLRGRIELIDSYARISSMIEIEVEMETDVLAAETASNMDSISEQIEQIMELENLEEGWKIQAEANDEAERLLSSQPMPLDEV, encoded by the exons ATGGCTCTAAATCTCTGCACTCCATGCTTCTCTCGCCTACTCCAtcacccttcttcttctctccccAAACTCTCCGAAACCTGCGTTAACCACGCCGCCAATAGCAACGCTCCTTTTCCCTCTCTATTTTTCACCTCTCCCTCTCTTTCCAACCTATCGCGATTACTATATTCCAAAGCCTCCGTCAGCGAGAGCCACAACGAAACCTCCGACGATACCGCCAACATACTCGACCAACAGCTCCTACTCCGAGTCGCTGCGAACGCCAAAGACGCCGATGAGGCCTTGCAGATTATCGCCGACAATTCCACCCGCTACGGCGGCATCGTTTCCACCTCTGACTGCTGCTCAGTCATATCCGCTGCGCTTAACCGCAACAATCCTGAACTCGCTCTCTCCATCTTCTACGCCATGCGCGCCAGTTTTCATCCAG TTGACGAGAGTGGTCCCCTGGCTGCGAGATGGAAGTGGTCGCGGCCAAATGCAAATGTTTATGCACTGTTGATTCAGGGTTTAGCGGCGGTGTTAAGGGTTTCTGACGCTCTTAGGGTGATTAAGTATATTTGTGAGGTTGGCGTTTCACCTGGTGAGGAG GTACGTTTTGGGAAGGTAGTGAAATGTCCTAGTTGTCGGATTGCTGTTGGTGTTGCACAGCCACAACAAGGTATTCAG ATAGTGTCGTGTTCCAAGTGTCGCTACCAATACGAACTTGTTTCAGGTGACATAGTCAGTATTGAATCAGAAGAAATCAG CATGGACATATCGGCATGGGAAAGGGCATTAAGTTACGTGAAACTGAGGAAGCAAAGCATTCCCTCTGCTGTTCACTCTATTGTG GTGCAGACCCCTTCTGGTATGGCTCGCACTCATAGATTTGCAACTGAAACAGTTGATCTGCCAGCACAAGAAGGAGAAAGGGTAACTATTGCTGTGGCAGCTCCATCAAATGTATATAGAAAGGTGGGCCCCTTTAAATTCAGTCCAAGGAACCCTGATTTCTATCCAGCTGAAGCTATGTGCATAACAAACCACAAAGATGGGCGGGAGTCACTACTGTTAAGAGCCCCacgaaaagaagaaaattcttCATTGCTGAAACCCTCCTTCCTTTTTCCACTTATCGCTTTGTTGGCAACCGGGGATGCTGCCTCTGGACTTGTTGACCCTGGCCTTCCCCAGTTACTATCAGTTGTTGCAGTTTCAACCGTTGTTGTTGGGTCTACGTTGAACACTGTTGTTCTTCCCCAGTTTAATCAG CTTCCACAGAAATCAGTAGATGCAGTTGCGATCAAACAACGACTTTTATCTCAATATGATGTTCTTCTGTCTCGCATTAATGACCTCAAAGAAGCTGCTGAAAAAGAG ATTTGGATGCTAGCTCGAATGTGCCAACTTGAGAATAAAATTTCAGCTGTTGGAGAACCTGCTTATCG GACTCGGAAAAGTAAAGTCAAGAGGGTGCGAGAGAGTCTGCAAAACTCCCTTAGAGGACGGATTGAACTTATTGATAGCTATGCTAGG ATTTCCTCAATGATTGAAATCGAAGTGGAGATGGAGACTGATGTTCTTGCTGCTGAAACTGCTAGTAATATG GACAGTATCTCAGAACAGATAGAGCAAATCATGGAGCTTGAAAATTTGGAGGAG GGATGGAAAATTCAAGCAGAAGCCAATGATGAGGCTGAAAGACTTCTTAGTTCCCAGCCCATGCCTTTGGACGAAGTTTGA